The genomic segment GTGCGCTACCGCCCGTCGTCCGCCGAGGCGCTGCTGCGGCGCAACCTGCTCGTGTACGGCCTCGGCGGCCTCGTCGCGCCCTTCGCCGGCATCAAGCTCATCGACCTGCTCGTCCGCCTCGTCCCCGGGATCGGCTGACCATGACCTCGCTCACCGCCACGCTCGCCGCCCTCGGCCGGCAGTCGCTCGCCGGCCTGCGCGTGCTGCTGCTGCTCACGGTCCTGCTCGGGGTCGCGTACCCGCTCGCCGTCACCGCCGTCGCGCAGGTCGCGTTCCCGCGGCAGGCGCACGGCTCGATGATCGAGCTCGACGGGCGCACCGTCGGCTCGAGCCTCGTCGGGCAGGCCTTCGAGGGGCCGGAGTGGTTCCACGGCCGTCCCTCGGCCGCCGGCGACGGGTACGACGCCCTGGCCAGCGGCGCGTCCAACCTCGGCCCGGAGAACCCGGACCTGCTCGCGGCGGTCGAGGAGCGCCGGGCCGCCGTCGCCGCGCAGGACGGGGTCGACCCCGACGACGTGCCGCCCGACGCCCTCACGGCGTCGGCCAGCGGGCTCGACCCGCACGTCTCCCCGGAGTACGCCCGCCAGCAGGCCGACCGCGTCGCGTCCGCCCGGGGGCTCGACCCCGCGGAGGTCCGCGGCCTCGTCGAGGAGCACGTGCAGGGTCGTACGCTCGGCGTCCTGGGAGCGCCCCGCGTCAACGTCCTCGAGCTCAACGTCGCGCTCGAGCGGCGGTCCGGCGCGGGGGAGCCGTGAGCGCCGGAGGGGGCTGAGGTGCGCAGGGGCAGGCTGCGGGTCTACCTCGGGGCGGCGCCGGGGGTCGGCAAGACGTACCGGATGCTCGGCGAGGCGCACCGGCGGGCCGAGCGGGGCACCGACGTGGTCGTCGCGCTCGTCGAGACCCACGGGCGGCGGCGCACCGCCGCGATGGTCGAGGGGCTGGAGGTCGTCCCGCGCAGGGTCGTCGTGCACCGGGGCGTCGAGCTCGGCGAGCTCGACGTGGACGCCGTCCTCGCCCGCCGACCCGAGGTCGCCCTCGTCGACGAGCTCGCCCACACCAACGCGCCCGGCAGCCGGCACGAGAAGCGCTGGCAGGACGTCGAGGACCTCCTCGCCGCGGGGATCGACGTGATCTCCACGGTCAACATCCAGCACCTCGCGTCGCTGACCGACGTCGTCGCGTCGATCACCGGGGTGCGCCAGCAGGAGACGGTGCCCGACGAGGTGGTGCGCCGGGCCGACCAGGTCGAGCTCGTCGACATGACGCCGGAGGCGCTGCGGCGGCGGCTGGCCCACGGCAACGTCTACGCGGGCGAGACGGTCGACGCGGCGCTCGCGCAGTGGTTCCGCCCGGGCAACCTCACCGCCCTGCGCGAGCTCGCGCTGCTGTGGCTCGCCGACCGGGTGGACGACGCCCTCGAGGCGTACCGCGCCGAGCGGGGGATCGCCGCGACGTGGCCGGCCCGGGAGCGCGTGGTCGTCGCGCTGACGGGCGGGCCGGAGGGCGAGACGCTCGTACGGCGCGCCGCCCGCATCGCCCGCCGCGGCGCGGGCGGTGAGCTGCTGGCCGTGCACGTCGTGCGCGACGACGGCATCGCGGGGGCGGCGCCGGGGGCGCTCGCCGCGCAGCGCCGGCTGGTCGAGGAGCTCGGCGGCAGCTTCCACGCGGTGGTCGGGGACGACGTCGCCGACGCGGTGCTGGACTTCGCCCGCGGCGTCAACGCGTCGCTGCTCGTCCTCGGCGTGAGCCGCCGGCGCCGCCTCTCGGTGGCCCTGCGGCCCGGTGCCGGGGAGCGGGTGATCCAGGGGTCGGGCGCGATGGACGTCCACGTGGTGACGCACGAGCGGGCCGGGAGCCGCCGGCGCCGCGCGCCGCGCCGCGACCCGCTCGGCCGTCGCCGCAGGGTCGCGGGCTGGGTGCTCGCGCTCGCCGGCCCCGCCGCCCTCGCCGCCGTGCTCCTCGCGACGCAGGACCTGCACAGCCTGCCGACCGAGCTCATGCTCTTCCTGACCCTGACGGTCGTCGTGGCGCTGGTCGGCGGGCTGTGGCCGGCCGTCGCCGGCGCCGTCGTGGGCAGCCTGCTCGTCAACTTCCTCTTCACCCCGCCGGTGCGCACCTGGACCGTCGCCGACCCGGAGAACGCCTTCGCGCTCGGGGTGTTCGTCGCGGTCGCCGTGGCCGTCGCCTCGGTGGTGGACCTCGCCGCCCGGCGCTCGGCCCAGGCCTCGCGCGCCCGGGCGGAGGCCGAGACCCTCTCGCTGCTCGCCGGCAGCGTGCTGCGCGGCGAGGTCGGGGTGGACGCCGTGCTGGCCCGGCTGCGCGAGACCTTCGCGGTGCGCTCGGTGAGCCTGCTCGAGCGCGACGACGAGCGCAGCCCGTGGCGCTGCGTCCGGTCCAGCGGGGCCGGGCCCTGCGCCGCCCCGGAGGAGGGCGACGCGGAGATCGTGGTCTCCCCGCGGCTGGCGCTCGCCCTGCAGGGGCGGGTGCTGGCGGCGGGCGACCGGCGGGTGCTCGAGGCCTTCGCGGCGCACGCGGCGACGGCGCTGGAGCGCGAGCGCCTGGCCGCGGACGCCGCGCGGGCGCAGGAGCTCGAGGAGGGCAACAGCATCCGCTCGGCGCTGCTGGCGGCGGTCTCGCACGACCTGCGCACCCCGCTCGCGACGAGCCGCGCCGCCGTGAGCAGCCTGCTGCAGCAGGACGTCGCCTTCAGCCCCGAGGACGAGCGCGCCCTGCTCTCCACCGTCGACGAGGCGACGTCCCGGCTCGAGCGGCTCATCGACGACCTGCTCGACGTGTCGCGCATCGAGGCGGACGCGGTGCGGGTGCGGCTGCGCCCCGCCAGCCTCGACGAGGTGCTGCCGGGGGCGCTCGCGGCGGTCCCGCCGGGGGCGGTCGAGGTCGACGCCCCCGAGGACCTGCCGCTGGTGAGCACGGACCCCGGCCTCGTGGAGCGCGCGCTGGCCAACGTGGTGGAGAACGCGGTGCGGCACGCCCCGCGCGGCTCGCGGGTGCGGGTCTCCGCGGCCGTGGTCCCCGCCCCGGGCGGGCCGGTCGTGCAGGTGCGCGTCGTGGACCGGGGTCCAGGGGTCCCCGACGAGGACAAGCCGGCGATGTTCCGGCCGTTCCAGCGCCTGGGCGACGCCCCCGCGGGCGCCGGGACCGGCCTCGGGCTCGCCGTCGCGCGCGGCTTCCTCGACGCGGTCGGCGCCCGGGTCGCCGCCGAGGACACCCCGGGGGGTGGGCTGACCATGGTCGTCGACCTGCCGCTGGACGGGGCCGGGGCCCCCGCGGCCGCCGGGGCGGGCGCGTGAGCCGCGTCCTCGTCGTCGAGGACGAGCCCGGGCTCGCGCGCGCCCTCGCGATCAACCTGCGGGCCCGCGGCTGGGAGGTGGTCACGGCCGCGGACGGGCGGGGAGCGCTGGAGGCCGCGGCCGCGGAGCACCCCGACGTCGTGGTGCTCGACCTGGGCCTGCCCGACCTCGACGGCGTCGAGGTGATCCACGGCCTGCGCGGCTGGAGCCGGGTGCCGGTCGTCGTGCTCAGCGCCCGCCACGACTCCGACGACAAGGTCGAGGCGCTCGACGCGGGCGCCGACGACTACGTCACCAAGCCCTTCTCCATGGACGAGCTGCTCGCCCGGCTGCGCGCCGCCGTGCGGCGGGCGGCGCCGGGCGACGCCGACGAGGCGGTCGTCGTGGCCGGCGCCCTCACCGTCGACCTGGCGCGCAAGAAGGTGCGCCGGGACGGGCACGACGTGCGCCTGACCCCCACGGAGTGGCAGCTGCTCGAGGTGCTCGTGCGGGCCCGGGGCCGGCTCGTCGGCCGGCACGAGCTGCTCGCCGAGGTGTGGGGGCCTGCCTACCGCACGGAGACGCACTACCTGCGCGTCTACACCGCCCAGCTGCGCCGCAAGCTCGAGGACGACCCCGCCCACCCGCGGCACCTGCTCACCGAGGCGGGGATGGGCTACCGCTTCGAGGTCTGAGCACCGGGTGCACCGCTGACCCGACCGGGGTCGTACTTCGCGCAGGGTGAGACGAACTTTTCACACAGTGTTGACAACCTTGTCCCTCCTCCGGTGTGATGCGTCACAGGCCCCCCGGAACCGCCGGGGACGCCAGCCGTCCGGACCGCTGACCGGGCGCACGGGCCCCCCGCGCGCACCGGCACGGCCAGCGCCCGGACCGCGCCACGGCACGGGTGCCGGCCCGCCGTCGGCGCGCCCCCGTCCACCCCCGAACCGACGGCACGCGGTCGTTCCGCGTGCAAGCGCTTGCCGCCCTGCTCGGGGCACGAGGTCCCGAGGTCCGCGCACGCCTGCGCGCGCCCCGACGCACGACGCGTCGGCGGCGCCGCTCCGTGCTGCCCCGGCGGGCGCGCCTGGAAGGAGATCCATGAGCGAGCCCACCTCCCCGCGGGACCTGCGCCGGAACGCGTTGTCCCGGCGGGCCCTGCTCGTCGGCGCCGCGGGCACCGTCGCCGCGACCCCCGTGGCCACCCTGGCCCTGGGCGCCGGCGGCACCGTCACGGCCGCCCCGGCGGCGGCCGCCACCGGCCGGACCCGCGCCATCACCATGTACGCCGAGCGGATGGACGGCGGCATGGTCGGCTACGGCCTCGAGCCCGGGAAGGCGACGGTGCCCGGCCCCCTCCTGGAGATGTGGGAGGGCGACACCCTCGAGATCACGCTGGTGAACACGACCGACCAGCGCCTGTCGATCCACCCGCACGGGGTCAACTACGACGTCGACAGCGACGGCAGCCCCTTCAACGGCTCCTTCAACGAGCCGGGCGAGACGCGGACGTACACCTGGACGACCGTGCCCATGAAGCGCGACCGCGGCATCTGGATGCCCGGCAGCGCGGGCTACTGGCACTACCACGACCACGCGTGGGGCGAGCACGGCACCCAGGGCATCGCCGCGGGCCTGTACGGCGGCCTCGTCGTCCGGCGGGTCGGCGACATCCTCCCGGACCGCACGGTGACCGTCGTGTTCAACGACATGACGATCAACAACCGGATGGCCCCGGACGCCCCGATGTTCGAGGCCCGCCTGGGGGAGCGCGTCGAGTGGGTCTGCATCGGCCACGGCAACCAGCTGCACACCTTCCACCTGCACGCGCACCGCTGGGCCAACAACCGCACGGGGCTGCTGCAGGGCCGTGACGACGTGACGCAGGTCGTGGACAACCGCGACCTCAACCCCGGCGACTCGTTCGGGTTCCAGGTCGTCGCCGGGCTCGGCGTCGGCGCGGGCGCGTGGATGTACCACTGCCACGTCCAGTTCCACGCCGACGGCGGCATGGCCGGGATCTTCCTCGTGCGCAACGCCGACGGGAGCATGCCGCCCGGCGCGCAGGAGTCCATCGACCGCTTCCACGCGGGCCACGGCCACGGCACCACCGCGCCGCCGGCGAGCGGCAGCACCGGCGGCCACGCCGGCCACTGACCAGGCCCCCCCGAGAGACCTCCCGGCCCGACCCTGCCCCGGGCGCCCGCACCGATGACGAAGGAGCCAGAGAGTGCTACGTAGGCGCGAGACCCCCACGACGGCGAGGGGGCGCTCCCGACCGGGGGTCCTCCGGCCGCTGGCCGTGGCCCTGACGAGCGCGGCGCTCGCGGTCGGCCCGGCCGCGGTCCCCGCAGGCGCCCAGCCCGACGCGGCAGCGCAGGCCACCGCGGCGCAGCAGGCTCCCGCGGAGGCCCGCACGAAGGCGGCCGCGAAGGCGTCCGCGAAGGCGGCGGCGACGGCGGCGGCGCCGGTGCGCGTCCTCGTCTTCCACGGCGCCCCGGACGCGCAGGACGACCCGGTCGCGGAGGCGGCCCAGGCGGTCGCCCAGCTCGGCGCGCAGCACGGCTTCGCGGTCGAGGCGTCCTCCGACCCGGCCGTGTTCAGCGCCGCGGGCCTGGACGGCTACCGCGGCGTGGTGTTCCTGTCGGCCGAGGGCGTCGAGCTCACCGGCGCCCAGGAGAGCGCGCTCCAGGACTACGTCGGTGCCGGCGGCGGCTTCCTCGGCGTGCGCGACGCCGCGCGGGCCCAGGAGGCGTCGCAGTGGTTCGGCGGCCTCATCGGCGCCCGCGTGGCCGGCGCCCGGCCGGACCCGGAGGACGTCGCGGAGGTCTCCGCCACGGCGGAGAACGCCCCGAACGAGGACGCGGAGAACCTCGTCGACGGCGACCCCGGGACCAAGTGGCTGGCCTTCGAGCCGACCGCGACGCTCACGGTGCGCCTGGCCGAGGCGGTCGCGGTGAAGCGCTACACCCTGACCTCGGCGAACGACTTCGACGGCCGCGACCCCCGGTCGTGGACCCTGCAGGGCTCGCAGGACGGCCAGGCGTGGGAGGACGTCGACGCCCGCAGCGGCGAGGACTTCCCCGAGCGCTTCCAGCCGCGCGACTTCGACGTCGAGGGCGAGACCGCGTACGGCTGGTACCGCCTCGTCATCACCGAGAACGCGGGCGACGACCTCACGCAGCTCGCCGAGCTGTCCCTCTTCGGCCCGGACGCGGTCGAGCAGCCCGACCCCGAGCTGCCGGTGGAGGAGGGCACCGTCGACCTCGTCGACCGCCAGCACCCGGCGACGGCCCCGCTGCCGCTCACGTGGGACCACGAGGACAAGTGGCTGGACTGGGCCGACGACCCGGCGGGCGAGGTGCACACCGTCGCCCAGCTCGAGCCGCAGGGCCAGCCGGCCGGCGGCGTCTCCGCGTTCACGCCCGTGTCCTGGTGCCGTGACTACGACGGCGGCCGCTCGTTCTACACCGGCCTCGGCGGGACGCCGGAGACCTGGACCGACGCGACGTTCCGCCGGCACCTGCTGGGCGCCCTGCAGTGGACGACGGGCACGGTCCGCGGCGACTGCCAGGCGACCATCGCCTCGAACTACCGCACCGAGCGCCTCACGGCGGAGAACGAGGACGGCGAGCTCGACCAGATCGGCGAGCCGCACGGCCTCACGGTCGCGCAGGACGGCACCGTCTTCTACGTCGGTCGCGGCGCCTGCCCGAGCGGGCCGGTCGTGCCCTGGAGCGACCCCGACGTCGGGCTCGGCTGCGGCACGATCCACCAGTGGGACCCCGAGACCGGCCAGGCCTCGCTGCTGACGACGCTCGACGTCATGGGCAACCGCGGCAGCGGCGACGAGCTCGTCAAGAACGAGGAGGGCCTGCTCGGCATCGTGCCGGACCCGGACTTCGCCGAGAACCACTGGCTCTACGTCTACTGGATGCCGCACGACTCGATCGACCGCGAGCGGCGCGTCGGGCTGCGCACGGTGTCCCGCTTCACCTACGACCCCTCGGGGCCGAGCATCGACCAGAACACGCGGGTCGACCTGCTGCAGTGGGAGACGCAGATCCACAGCTGCTGCCACGCCGGCGGCGGGATGGCGTTCGACGACGAGGGCAACCTCTACGTCGGCTCCGGTGACAGCAACTCCTCCGGAGGGTCCGGCGGCTACTCCGGCAACAACTGGGAGCAGGAGTACGCCGGGATCAGCTTCCAGGACGCGCGCCGCACCGCGGGCAACACCAACGACCTCAACGGCAAGATCCTGCGGATCCACCCGGAGGACGACGGCACGTACTCGATCCCGGCCGGCAACCTCTTCCCGGAGTCCCGCGACCCGGGCGACAAGACCCGCCCCGAGATCTACGTCATGGGCGTGCGCAACATCTCGCGCCTGCAGGTCGACGCCGACACCGACTGGCTGACCGCGGCCTGGGTCGGGCCGGACGCCTTCGCGCCGGACCCCGAGCTCGGGCCCGCGAAGTACGAGACGGCGACGATCATCACCTCGGCGGGCAACCAGGGCTGGCCGTACTGCATGGGCAACGGCCAGCCGTACCGCGACCGGAGCAACGAGGACGCCGACGTCCTCGCCGGCTGGTACGACTGCGACGCGCCCAAGAACACCTCGCCGCGCAACACCGGCCTCGTCGACCTGCCGCCGGTGCGCGACAACATGATCTGGTACTCGCCGAGCGGCGGCGGCCCGGTCTTCCCGCTCCGCGAGGACGGCAGCGGCATCCCCACGTACGAGGAGGAGGACGCCACCTACACGCTGCCGTGGCTGCGCGGCGGCGGGCAGGCCGTCATGTCCGGCCCGACGTACCGCACCTCGCAGGTCGACCCGGCCAGCGACGTGGCCTGGCCGTCGTACTGGGAGGGCAAGTGGTTCCTCGGGGACCAGTCCAACCCGAACAACCGCGTCGCCGTGACGGTCGACCCGGCGCAGGTGCCGGCCCAGGGCGCCCCCGCGTTCGGCGAGGACCTGCGGCACATCCTCCCCGGCGGGCGGGCGGACGACCGCGTGCAGAGCTGGATGGACGCCAAGTTCGGCCCTGACGGCGCGCTCTACATGCTCGACTACGCCGGCGGCTTCTTCAGCCTCGACGACAACCAGAAGCTCGTCCGGGTGACGTACCACGGCGGGGCCCCGACCCCCGCGCCCGCCGCGTCCGGCACGAGCGTGCAGGGCGACCCGCTGACCGTGGCCTTCACCGGCGAGCGGTCCGGGGGCGTCGCGTACCGCTGGGACTTCGGCGACGGCACCACGTCGACGCAGGCGAACCCGCGGCACACCTACGCCCGGGTCGGCTCCTACGAGGCCACGCTCACCGTGACCTACGCCGACGGCAGCACCGCCACCGTCACCGCGGACGCGACGACGACCTGCACCATCCCGGACGACCGGGGGACCGTGTGGTTCGGCGACGTGGACTCCGGGGTCGCCAACGACGACCTGGGCGGCTGCACGGTCAACGACCTGTTCCAGGACGAGAAGGAGTGGGCGAGCCACAACCAGTTCCTGCGCCACGTCAAGGGCGTCGCGGCCGGCCTGTTCGAGGACAGCCGCATCACCCGCAAGGAGCGCCAGGCCCTGGTGAACGCTGCCGCCCGCTCGCAGATCGGCGTGGAGCCCGGCGGCTACCGCACGATCTTCGACGGCACGCGCGAGTCGCTGCGCGACTGGGTGCAGCTGCCCGGCGGGAGGTTCGACCTGCGCCCCGACGGCTCCCTGCGCTCGAACGGCGGGCTGGGGATGCTCTGGTACGCCGGCGAGGAGCTCGGCGACTTCTCGGTGAAGCTGAAGTTCCGGGACGTGTCCCAGGGCGACACCTACGCCAACGGCGGCGTCTTTACCCGCTTCCCGGACCCGACCGCCCCGGCGGACGAGCTGCCGGAGTGTGCGCAGGGCGCCTCGTCGCCGGCCTGGGTGGCCATCTACTGCGGCCATGAGATCCAGATCTACGACGGGCCCACCGGCGAGCCGCAGAAGACCGGCTCGGTCTACAACTTCGACCCGGTCGGCCTCGACCAGGCCGCGGTCAGCCCGAAGGGCGCGTGGAACGAGTACGAGGTCCGCGTGGTCGGCCAGCAGTACACGATCATCCGCAACGGCGTGGTCATCAACGAGTTCGAGAACTCGCCCGGCAAGCAGTCGTCCCGGGCGGGCGACCCGCCGACGGACCTGCGCCAGTTCGAGCGCGGCTTCATCGGGCTGCAGAACCACGGCGCGAACGACCTCATCGAGATCCGCGACGTCCGGGTGCAGGAGCTGTAGCGCCCGGCCGGGCCGGCGGGGCGGCACGTCCGCCCCGCCGGCCCGGCGCCCCCTGCCGCTCCTGCGGCACACAGACCACCGGAACCACGACGCACGAGGAGTGCGAACCCCATGGATCGACGCAGCGCACGGCGGGTCATGGTCGGCGTGCTCGCCGGCCTCACCGCCGTCACGGTCGCCCCGGCAGCGGCCTCCGCCGCACCGGCGGCGGTCCCCGTCACGGCCCGGGCCGCCGAGCGGGCCGCGGAGCAGGCCGCCGAGCAGACCCTCGTCTGGACGGCCGACAACAGCGTCACGGACTACAAGTCCGCCCCGGCGACGGCCGTCGCCGGCGAGACCACCATCGTCTTCGAGAACAGCACGGCGACTGGCAACACCATCGCCATGCCGCACACCCTGACGTTCGACACGTCGACGCCGGGCTACAACCACGACGTCGCCCTCAACATCCTCGCCAACCCGTTCGACGCGAACCAGGGCCGGCACGAGGCGACGGTGACGCTGACGCCGGGCACGTACCTCTACTTCTGCTCCATCCCGGGCCACGGCCAGATGCGCGGCGAGCTCGTCGTCACCGGCGAGGGCGGGGGCGGCGACGAGGACACCACGGCGCCCGAGGTCACCGCCGAGGTGACCGGCGAGCAGGACGGCGACGGGGCGTACGTCGGCTCCGCGACCGTCGCGCTCACCGCCACCGACGAGGAGGGCGGCTCCGGCGTCGCCTCGGTCGAGTACGCCCTCGACGGCGGCGGCTGGACGGCGTACGGCGAGCCGGTCGTCGTCGACGCGCCGGGCGAGCACACGCTGACGTACCGGGCCACCGACACGGCGGGCAACGCCTCGGAGACCGGCTCGACGACCTTCACGGTCGTCGAGGGCGGCGGTGGCGGCGAGGAGGACACCACGGCGCCCGAGGTCACCGCCGAGGTGAGCGGCGAGCGGGACGCCGACGGGGCGTACGTCGGCTCCGCGACCCTCGCCCTGACCGCGACCGACGAGGGCTCGGGCGTGGCGTCGATCGAGTACGACGCGCACGGCGGGCACTGGATGCCCTACACCGAGCCCGTGGTCTTCTCCGAGCCCGGCGAGCACACGGTGTCGTACCGCGCCACCGACGAGGCCGGCAACGTCTCCGAGACCGGCTCGACGACCTTCACCGTCGTCGAGGGCGGGGGTGGCGGCGAGGAGGACACGACCGCCCCCGAGGTCACGGCCGAGGTCAGCGGGCAGCAGGACGCCTCGGGCGCGTACGTCGGGTCGGCGGCCGTCACGGTCACCGCGGCCGACGAGGGCTCGGGCGTCGCGTCGGTCGAGTACGACCTCGACGGCGCCGGCTGGCAGCCGTACACCGGGGCGGTCGTCATCGACGGGCCCGGCGAGCACACGCTCTCCTACCGGGCCACCGACGAGGCCGGCAACGTGTCCGAGGACGGCTCGGTGACCGTCACGGTCGTCGCGGCGGACCCGGGCGACACCGAGGCCCCGTCGGTCTCGGCCCGCCTCACCGGCGCGCGCAACGCCGCGGGGGAGTACCTCACCGCCACGGTGCAGCTGAGCGCCAGCGACGGGGACTCCGGCGTGGAGAAGGTGGAGTTCCAGCTCGACGGTGGCGCCTGGACGCGCTACGCGAACAAGATCACGGTGACCGCGGCGGGCGAGCACGTGCTCGCGTACCGGGCCACCGACGTCGCCGGCAACGTGTCGGCGCCGCAGACGCTCGCCTTCGCGGTCGCCTCGCGGGTGCCCGCGGACACCACGGCCCCCGAGGTCACCGCGGCGGTCGGCGGGTCGCGGAACGGCGACGGCGCCTTCGTCGGGCGCGCGTCGGTGCAGGTCACCGCGACCGACGCGGGCTCCGGGGTCGGCACCGTCGAGGTGCAGGTGGACGGCGGCGCGTGGCAGCGCTACGCGGCGCCCGTCGTGCTCGTCGGCGACGGCGACCACACGGTCGCGTACCGCGCGACCGACGTGGCCGGGAACGCGTCCCGCACCCGGTCCGTGACCTTCACCGTCGTCACGCTGGCCCGGGACGCCTGCCCCGGGTCGGACGTGCGCCCGACCGTGGTCATCGGCGGGCACGACAGCACGGTCGAGAACAAGGACGACGGCGAGGGCTGCACGGTCAACGACCACATCGCCGAGGGAGGCGACCACGCCAGCCACCGCGCGTTCCTGCAGCACGTCAAGGCCGTGACGTCGGACCTGACCCGCGGCAAGGTCATCTCCTGGGCGGAGCGCCGGCGCATCGTCGCCGCCGCGACGCTGTCGGACGTCGGCCGCAGCTGACGAGGTCCCACCCACGACGAGGGCCCGGGTCGCGCCCCTCCGGGCGCGGCCCGGGCCCTCGTCGTACGGGCCCGGTGCAGCCCGCTAGGCCGCCGCGGCGGCGCGCCGCACGAGCTCCTCGACCGCGGACGGGTCGTCCTCGTCGACGACGAGGAACCCGGCCCCGGTCTCGCCCTCCTGGTGGATCGCGATCCCGGGGTTGTGCACGTCGGTGCCGTCGGCGAGGAAGAAGTGCGGGCTCCCCTGCACGGCGTCGCGGTGCGCGCGGTACTCGCGCAGCATCGGCCCCCGGGCCCGGCCCGACTCGAGGTCGTCCCGCAGCCGGTCGAGGTCCACCCGGTCGCAGGCCGCGGCCACGTCGAGCACCTCGTGCAGCATCGACACGCAGCGGCTGTCCCGCCAGAAGCCCAGCCGCAGCGCCATGTCCAGCTGCTCCGCGGCGGCGTACGACTGCCCCTTGGCCGCCTGCACCGCCTCGTTGGCGAGCAGGCTCGTCACCGGGTACTCGGAGAGGTCGCGCTGCCAGGGCTTCACGCCGAGGCCGGGCTCGCAGGCGCCGACGACGGGCTTCTCCGGCTCGATGATCCGCCAGCCCAGCGCCACCTGGTTGACGTCCTCCAGCAGGAACACCCGGTGGTCGACGCGGACCGCGTCGTCGAGCCCCGCGGCGGCGCGGGCCCGGTAGAAGCGGTGCAGGGCCACCGTGGCCCACCCGCACATGACGTCGCTGACGAGGGTGACGGTGCCGGGCGCGGTCGTCGGTCGGCTCATGCGGGCCGTCCTACCCCGCGCCCGGCGCGGCGGCACCCGGGGGCGCTAGAGGATCGGGCGCCCGCCGGTCACGGCGATGCGCGCACCGCTGATGTAGCTGCCCTCGTCGGAGGCGAGCAGGACGTACACCGGCGCGAGCTCCGCCGGCTGCCCGGGGCGCCCCAGCGGCGTGTCGCCGCCGAAGCTCTCGACCTTCTCCTCCGGCATGGTCGCCGGGATGAGCGGGGTCCACACCGGCCCGGGGGCGACGCTGTTGGCGCGGATGCCGCGCTCGCCGAGCATCTGCGCCAGGCTCGCCGTGAAGTTCGCGATGGCGGCCTTGGTCGCGGCGTAGGGCGCGAGGGTCGGCGAGGGCGAGTCCGAGTTCACCGACGAGCTGCCGATGATCGACGAGCCCGGCCCCATGTGCGGCAGCGCCGCCTTGACCAGGTGGAACATCGCCCGCACGTTCGTGTCGAACGTCCGGTCCCACTCCTCGTCCGGGATCTCCTCGATCGACTGCCGCGTCATCTGGTAGGCGGCGTTGCTGACGAGGACGTCCACCTTGCCGAACTCCTCGACCGCCTTGGCGACGACCGCCTTGCAGTGCTGCGGGTCGGCGAGGTCGCCCGGCACGAGGACGGCGCGGCGGCCGGCCCGCTCGACCCAGGACGCAGTGTCGCGCGCGTCCTCCTCCTCGTCGAGGTAGCTGATGAGCACGTCCGCGCCCTCGCGGGCGTAGGCGATGGCGACGGCGCGCCCGATGCCGCTGTCGCCGCCGGTGATGATCGCGGCCCGGCCCTCGAGGCGGCCGTGCCCGCGGTAGCTCTCCTCGCCGCAGTCGGGCTTCGGCGTCATCTCGCCCTGGGTGCCGGGCACGTCCTGCTGCTGGGGTGGCTGGCTCACGTCGACCTCTCCTGTGGTGGTGGCGTACGCCGCCCCTGCTGCCCCGCGGCGGCCCGCTCACGCGCCCGGACCGCTCCCGGGCGCCGGGCGGGGCCGGCGGGTGCGCGGGGGGCGACGGGTCGCGCGGCCGCGGGCGGGTACGGGAGGGCAGCGGCCGGCCGGCCGACGACCAGCGGGACGGACCG from the Vallicoccus soli genome contains:
- a CDS encoding response regulator, encoding MSRVLVVEDEPGLARALAINLRARGWEVVTAADGRGALEAAAAEHPDVVVLDLGLPDLDGVEVIHGLRGWSRVPVVVLSARHDSDDKVEALDAGADDYVTKPFSMDELLARLRAAVRRAAPGDADEAVVVAGALTVDLARKKVRRDGHDVRLTPTEWQLLEVLVRARGRLVGRHELLAEVWGPAYRTETHYLRVYTAQLRRKLEDDPAHPRHLLTEAGMGYRFEV
- a CDS encoding DUF4118 domain-containing protein, whose protein sequence is MRRGRLRVYLGAAPGVGKTYRMLGEAHRRAERGTDVVVALVETHGRRRTAAMVEGLEVVPRRVVVHRGVELGELDVDAVLARRPEVALVDELAHTNAPGSRHEKRWQDVEDLLAAGIDVISTVNIQHLASLTDVVASITGVRQQETVPDEVVRRADQVELVDMTPEALRRRLAHGNVYAGETVDAALAQWFRPGNLTALRELALLWLADRVDDALEAYRAERGIAATWPARERVVVALTGGPEGETLVRRAARIARRGAGGELLAVHVVRDDGIAGAAPGALAAQRRLVEELGGSFHAVVGDDVADAVLDFARGVNASLLVLGVSRRRRLSVALRPGAGERVIQGSGAMDVHVVTHERAGSRRRRAPRRDPLGRRRRVAGWVLALAGPAALAAVLLATQDLHSLPTELMLFLTLTVVVALVGGLWPAVAGAVVGSLLVNFLFTPPVRTWTVADPENAFALGVFVAVAVAVASVVDLAARRSAQASRARAEAETLSLLAGSVLRGEVGVDAVLARLRETFAVRSVSLLERDDERSPWRCVRSSGAGPCAAPEEGDAEIVVSPRLALALQGRVLAAGDRRVLEAFAAHAATALERERLAADAARAQELEEGNSIRSALLAAVSHDLRTPLATSRAAVSSLLQQDVAFSPEDERALLSTVDEATSRLERLIDDLLDVSRIEADAVRVRLRPASLDEVLPGALAAVPPGAVEVDAPEDLPLVSTDPGLVERALANVVENAVRHAPRGSRVRVSAAVVPAPGGPVVQVRVVDRGPGVPDEDKPAMFRPFQRLGDAPAGAGTGLGLAVARGFLDAVGARVAAEDTPGGGLTMVVDLPLDGAGAPAAAGAGA
- the kdpC gene encoding potassium-transporting ATPase subunit KdpC; the encoded protein is MTSLTATLAALGRQSLAGLRVLLLLTVLLGVAYPLAVTAVAQVAFPRQAHGSMIELDGRTVGSSLVGQAFEGPEWFHGRPSAAGDGYDALASGASNLGPENPDLLAAVEERRAAVAAQDGVDPDDVPPDALTASASGLDPHVSPEYARQQADRVASARGLDPAEVRGLVEEHVQGRTLGVLGAPRVNVLELNVALERRSGAGEP
- a CDS encoding multicopper oxidase domain-containing protein, encoding MSEPTSPRDLRRNALSRRALLVGAAGTVAATPVATLALGAGGTVTAAPAAAATGRTRAITMYAERMDGGMVGYGLEPGKATVPGPLLEMWEGDTLEITLVNTTDQRLSIHPHGVNYDVDSDGSPFNGSFNEPGETRTYTWTTVPMKRDRGIWMPGSAGYWHYHDHAWGEHGTQGIAAGLYGGLVVRRVGDILPDRTVTVVFNDMTINNRMAPDAPMFEARLGERVEWVCIGHGNQLHTFHLHAHRWANNRTGLLQGRDDVTQVVDNRDLNPGDSFGFQVVAGLGVGAGAWMYHCHVQFHADGGMAGIFLVRNADGSMPPGAQESIDRFHAGHGHGTTAPPASGSTGGHAGH